The Sphingobacteriaceae bacterium region CCGGCGGGCTGATTAGGATGCAAATGCACGGGACCGCCCCGGCGGGACGTCCCCAGCCATGCCGTCAATCCATCCACCACCTGAAAGCCTTATGCCGGCAGCAGGCGCAGGAGAGTCTCCAGCACCGCCAATACGATGGGCACAGCCAAAACCAGAATGGAGATCTTGCCCGCTAGCTCCACCTTGCCCGCCAGGTTGCCCTCGCCGGCGTCCCGACACACCTGGGCGCCGAATTCCGTCAAGTAGGCGATGCCGATGATGCGGGTCAGGCTGCCCGCATAGCGCAAATCCAGCTGGGCTCTGGCCACCAGGCCGGTGATGAGGTCTAAAAGGGAGCCGATCTGCCGCAGCAGGGCCGCCAGCACCACCACGCCCAGGCCGATGCTCAGGAGGACGGCCATCTCCGGCCGCTCCCGGCGCAGGAGGACCGACAGCAGCAGGCCCAGCAAGGCAACGGCGAAAATCTGCAAGATGGTCACGGGCCCCGTCCCCCGCCTCAATAAAGTTGAAAGGTGGCCCGCACCAGTTGGAACAGCTGGCTGATGGCCTGGATCACCATCCACAGCACCACCACTACCCCGGCCAGGGTGACCAGTTCCGCCTGCTCCTGCTTGCCCGCCTGCTTCAAGACGGTGTGGAGGATGGCCACCAGCAGGCCGATGCCGCCGATTTGAAAAATGAGGTTGATGTTCATGCCACCGCTGCCTCCCCGTCCCTAGGCCAGCAGCACCGCCAGCAGCCCACCGGCGATGACCCCCAGGTACCGGTACAGGCGCAGGTAGCGCTGGGCGGCGGCCCGGGCGTCGGTTTCCGCCGCGGCCAGCCGCCGGCTGCACAGCAGGATGTGCCGCTGCTGGTGGTGCCGGTCGGAAGCCCCCAGGCTGGGTCCTAAGGCCAGCAAAATTTCCAGGTCGGCGGCCGACAGGGCCAGTTCCGGCGCCGCCCGGCGCCAGGCTTGGGACCAGGCCTGGCGGGGCGGGCGGCCGGGGGTGCGGGCCAGATCCTCCCCGGCCATGCGGAAGACGGCGGCCGCCGGCCCCGGGGCGGCCGCCGCGGCCCGCTGCAACGCCTCGTCCAAGGGTGTGAGCCCGTAGTCGATTTCCGTCAGCAGCACCTGGAGGCAGGCCTGGCAGTGGGCCAGGTCCCGGGGGCGCCGCCCGTACCAGAGGGCCGCCTGGTTGCCCAGGGCGGCGCAGCCGGCCAGCACCAGCAGGGCCCCGGCCGCCGAAGGGCTCATCATCCCCGGGCGCCCCCTTCCACGGCGGCCACGAAGCCCGGCCCCCGGCGATAAGCCAGGCGGACAAATCGGGCAAAGACCCCCACGGGGGCCAGTTCCCTAAGGGCCGGGCGCCGGGCCAGGGTTTCCCGGCTGCTGCCGTGGGCGGTGGTGATCACCCGCACCCCGGCGTACAAGGCGGCCAGCACCCCTTCCGCCTCGGCGGGGTGGCCGATTTCGTCGAAGGCGATGACTTCGGGATTCAAGGCCCTGAGGGCCATGAGGATGCCCTCGGCCTTGGGGACGCCGTCCAGGACGTCGGTGCGGGGCCCCAGGTCGTGCTGGGCCGCCCCTTCCCGGCAGGCGGCCACTTCGGACCGCTCGTCGATGACGGCCACCCGGCGGCCCGGCAGGCCCAGGGCGGGCACGCCCGTGGAAATCTGCCGCACCAGGTCCCGCAGCAATGTGGTCTTGCCGGCGCCCGGCGGGGAGTAGATCAAGGTGTGGTGGACGGTGCCCCGTTTCCGGTCCACCAGAGAGGGCAGCACCGGATCGGCGCACCCGGGGACGGCCCGGCACAGGCGCACGGCTATGCCGCCCACGTGGCGCAGGCGCAGGACCCGGCCGTTCTCCACGGCGAAGCGGCCGGCCAGCCCCAGGCGGTGGCCGCCGGGCAAGGTGAGGAAGCCCTGCCGGGTCTCCTCTTCCCAGGCGTAGACGGAGCCCCGGCAGGCCGCCTGCCAGCAGTCGGCCAGGACCTGCCCGCTGATCCGATAGGCTTCCGCCGGCGGGCAGGGCCGGCCCCGGTGGTCGAGAAACACGTCGCCGGCGGCCAGGACCAGCTGGAGGGGTCCGCCGGCCCGGAGGCGCAGTTCCACCGCCCGGGCCAAGAGGGCCGCCGGCGCCTGGTCCAGCACCCGGCGCACCGGCGGCGCCAGGTGCGGGGCGATTTCTTGCCGCCAGACATAATCCACCGGGGAAGCCGCCACAACCTGTCCCCTCCCTGGTGGATTCCTATGAGGGGCTTGACCGGGGTATGCCTACCGGTCCAGAGCCTGGGGCGGGCGGGTGCGCCGCCGGGGGGCGGCGGGCTGCCCTTCAGACTGGAGGGGGGGCCGGCGGTTTTCGGCCAGGGCTTCATCCCGGCCGTTGGGGGACGGGGCCTCCTGGGAGGGGGCCGTGATGCCGGCCAGGGAGGCCCACGGCTGCCGTCCCTGCCGGGACCGGGGCCGGGCGGGCCCCCACTCGGAAGGAGCCAGCCGGTGGCCGCAGTGGGGGCAGACGATTGCCAAGGTCTCGTCGTCCACGGTGATGTCGCCCGTCACCAGGAAGACCTCCCGGCAGGAGGGGCACAGGAACTCGTACAGGTCCTGCTCGTCACCGGCCTCCTCGAAGAGAAACTCCTCCACATCCCGCAGCCGGTCGTCCAGTTCGTGGGTGTAGTCCTCCAGGAACTGGCCCTGGGCCGCCAGTTCCGCCAGGTCCTCCTGGACGGCCTGGAAGGCTTCCAACAAGGCGGCCAGCAGCTTGCCTTCCCGGGTGGTCTCGTCCAGGCCCAGCCCTTCCCGGAGGCCTTTCAAATAAGCCACTTGCTTTTGGGTATGTTCCATGATGACCTCCCACCGCTTTGCGCCTTCGCCTTGCCTTTGTTAGTCTGCCCCTGAACCCCCCTGGGCTCCCGGCGTGGCCGGGAGCGGGGGCCGGTGGAATCTGGCTGCGGAAACGGGAACTGGAGGGCGGTCATGGGGGGAAACCCGGCGCTGCTGCAACTGCTGGACCAACTGCTGGCGGAAAAGGGCAAGATTCCTTTCGCCCAATACATGGACCTGGCCGTCAACCACCCGGAGCACGGCTACTACGCCAAGGCCCGGCCCATCATCGGGCCCGGGGGCGATTTCGTCACCGCCCCCTCCTTCCACCCCGTCTTCGGCCGCACCTTATGGCGTCAAGTGAAGGAAATGCTGGAACTCATCGGCCTTGGGGAGCCGGTGCGCATCCTGGAAATCGGCGCCGGCGGCGGACACATGGCCCGGGACATCCTCCTGGCCGCCCGGAAGGAAGGCCGGGGGGAGGCCTTGCGTTACCTCATCCTGGAGCAGAGCGCCCGCCTGCGGGAGGAGCAGCGCCGCCTGGTGCAGGAGGCGTGGCCGGAAGCCCCGGTGGAATGGGTGCCCTCCCTGGCGGCGGCGGAGCCCGTCCACGTGGTGCTGATGAACGAGTTGATGAGCGCCTTTCCCGTGCACCGGCTGGTCATGGACGGGGAAGGCAACTGGCAGGAGCTTTACGTCACCCGGACGCCCGCGGGCCTGGACTACACTCCCGGCCCCGTGAGCGACCCCGATGCGGTGCAGGTGCTGGTGGACCGGGGCATCGTGCCGGCGCCCGGCCAGATCATGGACGTAAACCTGGGGGCCCCCGCCTTCCTGGCGGAGATCACCCGGGTGCTGACGCCCAAGGCCTTCGTGCTCACCATCGACTACGGCGGCCCCGCCCATGTGGTCTACGATCCGGCCCGGCCCCGGGGCTGCACCTTGCGCTGCTACTACCGGCAGCAGCCCCTGGACAGCCCCTTCTTCATGCCGGGCTACCAGGACATCACCGCCGACCTGGATTTCGATCTCCTAATTCAAAGGGGAAAGCGGCTGGGCCTGGCTGCCGTGGGCCTGCTGCCCCAAGGGCCCTTTCTCGTCAACCTGGGCATCGAGGATACGGCCAGGAAACTGGCCCGGCGGGCCCGGTCGGGGGACCTGGCGGCGGACATGGAACTGCAGAAGGTCTACACCCTGTACGCTCCCGAGGGCATCGGCGAGTCCTTCTGGGTGCTGGTGCAGTGCCGGGGCTTCGACCCGGTTCCGGCCCTCCAGGGCTTTGCCCAGGCGGAGCCGCCCGCCCTCACGTTCATGGAGCTGCTGAATCCCAACCGCACAGACTAGTTGCGGCCCGGGCCGGCCCGCAGGCAGGATTCTGGTCAGGGCACCCCGGCGCGCCGGCTGCGGCCGCCGGTCCACGTGTAGCGCCGCCGGCGCCGCCGCCTGCGGCGGAACAAGTACAGGCCGGCCAGCAGGATGCCTATGCCCATGGACCAGCGGGCCTGGGGATTGTTGACCAGGACGGCCGGACCGCCCCCGGTGCGCAGCCCCGTGGCATCGGCCGCCGTGGAGCCGCCCGCCGGGTTAAGGGGCACCGTCACCTGGAGTCCACCTTCCCCTTCCACCACCAGCAACGCTGCCGGCCCGTCGCCGCCGGCATCGACATCCCCGCCGGCCGGGGCCTGGCCTGCCCGGGCGCCGGTCTCCACCCTGGTGCTGATGGAGGGCGCCCCATGGCTGCCCCGGGGCACCGCGGCCGTCACGGGAGCCCCAGCCACCCAGCCCCGGGACCCTTCATCGCCGGCGCCGGGATCTTCAAAGAAAGTACCCTGGGGCACCACCGTCACCGGCTCAAAGGCGGCGAAGGCCCAGTCCATCATGGCGGCCATGTCCCGGGCCACCCGATCACCCCGGGAGCCGCCCAAGATGACGCCCACTACCTGGCGGCCGTCCTTCTCGGCCACGGCCACCAGGCAGAAGCCTGCCCGGGAGGTGAAGCCCGTCTTGGCTCCCACCACGTGGGGGTAGGTGACGACGAAGAGGTTGTGGGAGTTGAGTTCCCGGGTGCTCTGGCGGATGGGGTCGCTGATGACGGCGTTGGTCAGGCCCGCCGCCTCACGCACCTGCCGGTTGGCCATGGCGGCCACCGCCAGGCGGGCCAGGTCCCGGGCCGAGGCATAGTGGTTTTCGTCATCCAAGCCGTGGGGGTTGGCGAAGTTGCTGCCGGTCATGCCCAGGGCGGCCGCCTTGGCGTTCATCCGCCGGGCAAAGGCTTCCACGCCGCCGTCCAGGTTGACGGCCACCGTCACGGCGGCGTCGTTGGCCGAGGCCACCATGAGGGCGATGAGGAGTTCCCGGGCGGTGTAGCGCTCCCCCGGCTCCATGAACAGCTTGCTGCCTTCGATGCCCCGGGCTTCAAAGGGCACCCAGAGAAGATCGTCGGGCTCCGTCGCCTCCGCCAGCAGGAGGCCCGTCAAAAGCTTGGTGGTGCTGGCCATGGGCAAGGGGGCATCGGCATTGCCTTGGGCCAGGATCTGGCCCGTGGCGCCTTCCAAGAGAATGAAGGCCTGGGCGTCGGGGGCGGGGAAGGCCAATTCATCCCGATCCGATCCCGGCGCCGTGGGCAGGCCTGTGGGAAACTCCGGGGTCCAGGGCGGGCCTGCCGGGACCATGTCGCTGCCGTCGGCCTGGTCCGGCGGTACTTCCTGGGCCAGGGCCGCCAAGGGCCCCGGCGCCAAAACGCCGGGGAAAATCAGCAGGATGGCCGTAACCACGGCCGCCAGGCAGCGGGACCACGGCAGCGCCAATATCAGCCCTCCTCCATCTCATCCAGCAGGAGGTTCAGGAACAATTCCATTTGCCCGGGCTGCCGGTGGGCTTCGCCCAAAAAGCTGCCCGCCAGCAGGCCGGCTTCATCGACAAAGTACCAAGTGGGATAGGCCCGCAGGCCGAAGGCCTCGGCGGCGTCTCCCTGGGGATCCAGCAGGATGAAGTAGCCGGGGGCTACACCGCCCAGGGCCCGGTTGACCGTCGCCGCGTCATCCTCCACCTGCACCGCCACCACCTGCAGGCCGGGGTATTGGGCGGCCAAGCCCTTCAGCCATTGGAAGTCCTCGGCGCAGTGGCTGCAGCCCAACGAAGAAAATCGCAGCACCGTGGGCTTGCCCACCAGGTCTCCCGTAGTCACCACATTTCCCGCCAGGTCCAGCAATTCCATGGGGGGCAGCAGTTCCCCCTCCTGGGCGCCCTGCCGGGCGGTGCCCATGTAGGCAGTGACGGCCAGGGCCAGGAGGGCCGCCCCCACCACGCCGTACAAGACCACACTCTTACCCCTGGCCAAGGTCATGCCTCCCAGAATTCCCGCAGGCGCCGGTCCACTTCCGCCAGTTCGGCATCCGTCGGCCGGACGCCGCCGGCAGTTGGAGTCGGTTCGCTGTCGGGCCGGTGGGTCGCCTCGCCGGGAAGGACGCCGGCGGGGGCGTCGGGGTTCCGCCGGCGGAACCGGGCCGCCAGGGCGGCGCCCGCCACCACCAGGGCGGCGCCGGGGAGGAGCCACACGGCCCAGAAGGCCCCCGTCATGGGGGGGCGCATCAACACGCCGGTGCCCCAGCGATCTTCGAAAGCTTTCAAAATTTCATCCTCGGTAAGGCCCGCCATGAGCCCCGCCCGGATCTCTTCCCGGCGTTCGAAGGCCCAGGCGGAATTGGAGTCCCACACCGACTGGCCGGTGCAGACCAGGCAGCGCACCTGCTCCGCCACCCGGCGCACCCGGTTCTCCAGCTCCCAGCCCGACAAGGGCTGCTCCCCATCGGCGGCCAGGACAGGCGCCGTCACGGCAAAAAGCAGCACCATAGCAACCGCCAGGACCAGGAATATGCCTGCAGGTCTCATGGTTCTTCCTCCCGGGGCCGTGCTTTGGGCCGCCCCGCCAGGGCGCCGATGGCAGCGGCCGCCATGGCCGCCAAGGCGGCCCAGAAGAAGCCCGTCAACCCCTGCCGGGGGGTGTATACGGGCAGATCCGGGGCGGGCTCGGGATTCACGGGCACCAGGCCCACCCGCCATTCCTCCACGGGGGCCAGGTCCGTCCCCACAAAGGTGCGCAGGGGCCGGCCCGCCAGGCTGCTGATGCCCTCGTCGGTGAAGCCGTCCAGCCAGGGCTCCAACACATCGTCCTCGGTCATCACCGCCAGCTGCCGGGTGGGGTACACGATGGGCCGCACCAGGGTGACGGGCAGGCGAGGGGCCAGGAGGCGGTACTGGAGCCGGTAAGTGCGCTGGGCGCCCCCGGGCAAAGGTTCATTATGGACCAACAGGCCGCCGTCCTCTTGGGAAAACTCCCCTGCGCCGGCCGTCCCTTCGGGCCCGGCCACCTCCGCCGAGAGCAGCACCCCTTCTTCCGCCAGGGGCAGGACCACCTGGGCAGCGCCTTCGCTGCCGGCGGCCACGGTGACCAGGTTGAGGACGTCCACGGCCCCAACCCTGTCATAAGTGACGATGAGGAATTCGTTGGCCACGGCCAGATTCCCGCCCGGGGCCCCCTCGCCGGCGGGCGGGGGGTCGTCCTGCATGCGGGCCACGGCGGCCGGGGGCAGCAGCAGGAGAAGGGCCAGGAAGACCGCCGCGGCGGCCTGCAAGGGATGGGTCGCCCGCCCCAGGCCCCTTCGGGTTCGCCGTCCCCGCCCCGGGTCAGCCACGGCCATCACCACCGCCGCCATCCTTCTGCCGCCGCAGGGCCGCCACCGCCTGCTCCAGCAGTTCGGCCCGCAGGGAGCGGTAAGTCTCCTCGTCCATCTTGCCGGCGGCGAAGTCCTGATCCAGTTCCGCCAGGTCGGCGAAGATGTAGTCCTCTTCCCCCTGCCACGGGCGGCGCTCCGGCCACAGGGCCAGGACGCTGCCCGCCACCATGACGTAGCCGCCGATCCAAATCCACGCCGCCATGGGATTCAAGTGAATCTGAAAGGCCGCCACCGTCCCGTCGGGCTCCCAGCCGCCCAGGACCACGTACAGGTCCCGGCTCAAGTTGCCCATGACGGCCACCTCGCTGACGGGGCCCATGGTGTCCACGTGGCGGGGGTAGAAGCGGCGGGCGGGCCGCAGGATGGCCACATCCCGGCCGTCCTCCCG contains the following coding sequences:
- a CDS encoding stage III sporulation protein AB — protein: MMSPSAAGALLVLAGCAALGNQAALWYGRRPRDLAHCQACLQVLLTEIDYGLTPLDEALQRAAAAAPGPAAAVFRMAGEDLARTPGRPPRQAWSQAWRRAAPELALSAADLEILLALGPSLGASDRHHQQRHILLCSRRLAAAETDARAAAQRYLRLYRYLGVIAGGLLAVLLA
- a CDS encoding cytochrome c-type biogenesis protein CcmH, giving the protein MRPAGIFLVLAVAMVLLFAVTAPVLAADGEQPLSGWELENRVRRVAEQVRCLVCTGQSVWDSNSAWAFERREEIRAGLMAGLTEDEILKAFEDRWGTGVLMRPPMTGAFWAVWLLPGAALVVAGAALAARFRRRNPDAPAGVLPGEATHRPDSEPTPTAGGVRPTDAELAEVDRRLREFWEA
- a CDS encoding TlpA disulfide reductase family protein, yielding MARGKSVVLYGVVGAALLALAVTAYMGTARQGAQEGELLPPMELLDLAGNVVTTGDLVGKPTVLRFSSLGCSHCAEDFQWLKGLAAQYPGLQVVAVQVEDDAATVNRALGGVAPGYFILLDPQGDAAEAFGLRAYPTWYFVDEAGLLAGSFLGEAHRQPGQMELFLNLLLDEMEEG
- a CDS encoding SAM-dependent methyltransferase, producing the protein MGGNPALLQLLDQLLAEKGKIPFAQYMDLAVNHPEHGYYAKARPIIGPGGDFVTAPSFHPVFGRTLWRQVKEMLELIGLGEPVRILEIGAGGGHMARDILLAARKEGRGEALRYLILEQSARLREEQRRLVQEAWPEAPVEWVPSLAAAEPVHVVLMNELMSAFPVHRLVMDGEGNWQELYVTRTPAGLDYTPGPVSDPDAVQVLVDRGIVPAPGQIMDVNLGAPAFLAEITRVLTPKAFVLTIDYGGPAHVVYDPARPRGCTLRCYYRQQPLDSPFFMPGYQDITADLDFDLLIQRGKRLGLAAVGLLPQGPFLVNLGIEDTARKLARRARSGDLAADMELQKVYTLYAPEGIGESFWVLVQCRGFDPVPALQGFAQAEPPALTFMELLNPNRTD
- a CDS encoding D-alanyl-D-alanine carboxypeptidase family protein is translated as MALPWSRCLAAVVTAILLIFPGVLAPGPLAALAQEVPPDQADGSDMVPAGPPWTPEFPTGLPTAPGSDRDELAFPAPDAQAFILLEGATGQILAQGNADAPLPMASTTKLLTGLLLAEATEPDDLLWVPFEARGIEGSKLFMEPGERYTARELLIALMVASANDAAVTVAVNLDGGVEAFARRMNAKAAALGMTGSNFANPHGLDDENHYASARDLARLAVAAMANRQVREAAGLTNAVISDPIRQSTRELNSHNLFVVTYPHVVGAKTGFTSRAGFCLVAVAEKDGRQVVGVILGGSRGDRVARDMAAMMDWAFAAFEPVTVVPQGTFFEDPGAGDEGSRGWVAGAPVTAAVPRGSHGAPSISTRVETGARAGQAPAGGDVDAGGDGPAALLVVEGEGGLQVTVPLNPAGGSTAADATGLRTGGGPAVLVNNPQARWSMGIGILLAGLYLFRRRRRRRRRYTWTGGRSRRAGVP
- the spoIIIAA gene encoding stage III sporulation protein AA; translated protein: MAASPVDYVWRQEIAPHLAPPVRRVLDQAPAALLARAVELRLRAGGPLQLVLAAGDVFLDHRGRPCPPAEAYRISGQVLADCWQAACRGSVYAWEEETRQGFLTLPGGHRLGLAGRFAVENGRVLRLRHVGGIAVRLCRAVPGCADPVLPSLVDRKRGTVHHTLIYSPPGAGKTTLLRDLVRQISTGVPALGLPGRRVAVIDERSEVAACREGAAQHDLGPRTDVLDGVPKAEGILMALRALNPEVIAFDEIGHPAEAEGVLAALYAGVRVITTAHGSSRETLARRPALRELAPVGVFARFVRLAYRRGPGFVAAVEGGARG
- the spoIIIAC gene encoding stage III sporulation protein AC; this encodes MNINLIFQIGGIGLLVAILHTVLKQAGKQEQAELVTLAGVVVVLWMVIQAISQLFQLVRATFQLY
- the spoIIIAD gene encoding stage III sporulation protein AD; the protein is MTILQIFAVALLGLLLSVLLRRERPEMAVLLSIGLGVVVLAALLRQIGSLLDLITGLVARAQLDLRYAGSLTRIIGIAYLTEFGAQVCRDAGEGNLAGKVELAGKISILVLAVPIVLAVLETLLRLLPA